In Candidatus Limnocylindria bacterium, the genomic window GCGCTGCTGGCAGTTCTCGTGGGAGTCGAGATCGCCGGGCTGATCGGTGCGCTGTTCGCTGTTCCGCTCACCGGACTGGCGTGGAGCATCTACCGCGCGCGCAGGGAAATGCCACACGCCGCCAGCGCGCCCGCGCGAACTTAGCGGGCGCTCGTCGTCACGATCTCGCGAGCCGTCAGCTCCGCCGCATCCATGTCCGCACGCTGCCACGCGTAGCGGCGATCCTTGCGATTCGACGCGGCGGCGTGCGAGCCGCCCGCGGCGAGCACCACGATGTTGAACGCCGCGTTGTCGAGCGCGTTGACATCCTCGATCGCTCGGCGCGCGACCTCGGCCGCGGACATGCCGCCCGCGAGCCGGTCGACCGCGGTCTTCGCGGTGACATTCCGGATCGCGAGCTCTCCGAATCCGGTGCAGCACGCGCCGCCGTAACGCGTATCGCAATAGTTGCCCGCGCCGACGATCGGAGAGTCGCCGAGCCGCCCTGGGTATTTGTAGGCCCAGCCGCTGGTCGACACGGCCGATGCGATGTGACCAGCGCGATCCAGTGCGATGAAGTTCACCGTCCCACGCTCTTCTCCCACGGTCTTCGCGACGACGGGCGCGAGCTTGGCGCGGCGGCGCACGGTCGCTGGCGTCTCGCGCACCCTCGCCAGCTGCTCGACCCACATCCTCCGCGTCGACGGCGTGAGCAGCGTCGCCTTCTGCGCGCCGATCTCGGCCGCGAACCGCGCGGCGCCGTCACCGACGAGCATGACGTGCGGAAGGCGCTCCATGACCGCGCGCGCGACCGTGATCGGGTGGAGGTAGCCGGCGAGCGCTCCGACCGCGCCGACGCGGTGCGTGGTCCCGTCGACGAGCGATGCGTCGAGCTCCACGACCCCGAGCACGTTCGGCTTCCCACCACGGCCGACGCTCGTATCGGACGGGTCGGCCTCGATCACACGCGCGCACGCCTCGACCGCATCCAGGGCGCTACCGCCTTTCCGCAGCACCGCGATGCCCGCTGCGAGCCCGGGCGCGCCGTTCCCACTCGCGATCACGATCGGCGTGATGTTCTTCATCCGCCAGTCGTACTCACTCGCTCGGGGTGGTCATGCCACGCGCGGGGGACGCAGACACCTCGCAGGAGTGACAACGGATCGCGATCCTGTTGACGAACACGGCGGCACTGTAGGCGGAAGTCGCGCTTTCATCTTCATGGGGGACCGCGTCTCCCCTGCCGGTCCGATGGCGCGATGCGCGCCGGGCGCCAAAGTCACACGCATGTTGAGCACATACGCGACACCGATGGCCTGGACCGCATCAGTCATGGCGCCGCGATCACCGTACCCCGAAGGGGACGTGACCGTCGTGCTCCGCGTCACCTACAACTCGCTCGAGTCGATCATCCGTGATGAATTCATGCTCACGGAGTCGCGGGTCGCGCACTAAGGTGCTAGGCCGTCGCGACCGCCTGGCCGCGCTTCTTGCGATCCTCCTCCGCAAGCTGGCGCCGCAGCGTCTTCCCGATGAGGGTCTTCGGGAGCGACTCACGGAACTCGATGTCCTTGGGGACCTTGAACGGCGCGAGCTGGGTGCGGCAATGCGCGATGATGTCCTCCGCGGTCGCCTTCATCCCCGGCTTTAGGACCACGAAGGCTTTCACCTCTTCGCCCTTGATCGGATGCGGCACGCCGATCGCGGCGCTGTCGAGCACCGCGGGGTGCGTGGCCAGCGCCTCTTCCACCTCGCGCGGGTACACGTTGAACCCTGAGACGATGATCATCTCTTTCTTCCGGTCGACGATCGAGACGTAACCGTCGGCGTCGACGGTGGCGATGTCGCCGGTGTGGAGCCACCCGTCGCGTATGGTCTGCGCCGTCTCCTGCGGGTTGTTGTAGTAGCCGTCCATGAGTTGCGGCCCGCGCAGCACGAGCTCGCCGGACTCGCCGGGACCGACCTCGCGCGTTCCGGTGTCGAGATCGACGATCTTCGACTCGACATCCGGGTATGGAACGCCCACGCTGCCGACCTTTTGCTTGCCCTTGCCGAAGAGCGGGTTGCAGTGCGTCACCGGCGCTGCTTCGGTGAGCCCGTACCCCTCGACGAGGTTGGCGCCGGTGAGCTCGACGAACTTGCGATGGGTCTCGACGAGCAGTGGCGCCGAGCCGGAGACGCAGGCCGCGATCGAGCGAAGGTCGTACTTCGTGGCCAGCGGCGAGTTGATGATCGCGTTGTAGATCCGAGGCGCGCCGCTGAAGGTGTTCGGCTTGTGACGCTCGACGTCCTTCAGGACACGCTCGAGCTCGAACTGCGGCTCGAGGATCATGGCCGATGCGCTCTGGATCGACAGGCCCATCACCACGGTGAGCCCGTACACAT contains:
- a CDS encoding long-chain fatty acid--CoA ligase, whose protein sequence is MAKKIAVRAKDAAPLAGRPWTKHYDSGVPATLTYPDATMHALLDDAAESHPDATATIFFNAKRTYKSISDDAWRFANGLRKLGVKKGDRVAILLPNTPQFVIAFFGALRAGATVVPCNPLYTAPELHHQLADSGAATLVVLSRLYPVAKAARAGTSVKNVIVTNIKEEMPPLLRVMFTLAKEKKDGHRQPFKGDDGAVAFRDVLEAPATPFDGGTRKDDVALLQYTGGTTGVSKGAMLSHRALVANILQCRAWFTNLEDAKGTGMAVMPFFHVYGLTVVMGLSIQSASAMILEPQFELERVLKDVERHKPNTFSGAPRIYNAIINSPLATKYDLRSIAACVSGSAPLLVETHRKFVELTGANLVEGYGLTEAAPVTHCNPLFGKGKQKVGSVGVPYPDVESKIVDLDTGTREVGPGESGELVLRGPQLMDGYYNNPQETAQTIRDGWLHTGDIATVDADGYVSIVDRKKEMIIVSGFNVYPREVEEALATHPAVLDSAAIGVPHPIKGEEVKAFVVLKPGMKATAEDIIAHCRTQLAPFKVPKDIEFRESLPKTLIGKTLRRQLAEEDRKKRGQAVATA
- a CDS encoding isoaspartyl peptidase/L-asparaginase gives rise to the protein MKNITPIVIASGNGAPGLAAGIAVLRKGGSALDAVEACARVIEADPSDTSVGRGGKPNVLGVVELDASLVDGTTHRVGAVGALAGYLHPITVARAVMERLPHVMLVGDGAARFAAEIGAQKATLLTPSTRRMWVEQLARVRETPATVRRRAKLAPVVAKTVGEERGTVNFIALDRAGHIASAVSTSGWAYKYPGRLGDSPIVGAGNYCDTRYGGACCTGFGELAIRNVTAKTAVDRLAGGMSAAEVARRAIEDVNALDNAAFNIVVLAAGGSHAAASNRKDRRYAWQRADMDAAELTAREIVTTSAR